The Desulfovibrio sp. G11 region CAGCCCCTGCCCCGTCAACTGCAGCCTGCCCGGCCTGCCGGTGACGCGCACCATGTCTTCATAAAGAGGGTAACCGTTGAAAAGGATGAATATTTCATCGGCAATCGCCTCGGGGTCAAGGCCGGCATACCTTTGGGGGTAGGCAGCCTTGGCCATGAAAAACGCGTTGATGTAGAGCACTTCAGGGTTGTTGAAGTAGGCAGTATGTGGCAGCAGCAGCCAGGCGTTACCGCTGGTCAGGGCCGTGAGCCGCTCGTAGTAGGCCCGTTCGCTGCCCAAACCCTGCCGTATGAGCGGCAGGCCATTACCGTCAATGAAAATCAGGGGCGGATTGGCTGCCAGCAGAAATTCTTTGTTGATGAAAAAATGCCCTGAACGCCCCATGCCGTCGGCCATATTTTTTATACCCGACAGTGCGAACGGCAAAAAATCGGCGGCCGTGCTTTTGATATCCTGGTTGCCGCGGTAGGAAAGCCCGCCCACGTAGGCCCGTGCCTCTTCGCCTGCCGGCGGGGCAGGCAGGAGGGCGGCCAGAGCACGAACGCCTCCGACCACTTCTTCGGCACGTTCTTTCTTGCCCAGAATACTTCCGGCAAGAAGGATGGAGTCAAGAAAGATTTCACTGTCGAAAGCAGGCAGGCCCTGGC contains the following coding sequences:
- a CDS encoding ABC transporter substrate-binding protein → MAKALSLLMLALTLLTGAPHAGARSVTDAMGRIVEVPEPENIKRIVALGSSMAFVTYLGAQDKIVGVEDIDKTIIAKPYVLCNRERFKDLPVVGKAGAVRVPNYERIVGLGPDVVFIISTDPAEPDLLQRKLRIPVIALSQGLPAFDSEIFLDSILLAGSILGKKERAEEVVGGVRALAALLPAPPAGEEARAYVGGLSYRGNQDIKSTAADFLPFALSGIKNMADGMGRSGHFFINKEFLLAANPPLIFIDGNGLPLIRQGLGSERAYYERLTALTSGNAWLLLPHTAYFNNPEVLYINAFFMAKAAYPQRYAGLDPEAIADEIFILFNGYPLYEDMVRVTGRPGRLQLTGQGLDYAR